One genomic segment of Candidatus Fukatsuia endosymbiont of Tuberolachnus salignus includes these proteins:
- a CDS encoding helix-turn-helix domain-containing protein, producing MKETTLAERLKMAMDTGKFTQAKLASATGMAQPSIWKLLSGKALSSTKILQLSRVLNVRAEWLSEGKGPMNDNSSNDIAEIKRSYDDVFSVDVYGKNGLTGERVLVPDSVKSKTCRAYRLNVNSGCAEAPSGTLIVVDIKEIPGTNDLVYAHVNELASVYRFMQGGSFGFLAVDDPRIPLLELTSKSSLIGVIVYLSRSLRRK from the coding sequence ATGAAAGAGACCACACTAGCTGAACGCCTAAAAATGGCTATGGATACGGGTAAATTTACGCAAGCAAAATTGGCGTCCGCCACGGGCATGGCTCAACCTAGTATCTGGAAACTACTTAGCGGAAAAGCGTTAAGTAGTACCAAAATTCTTCAACTATCCAGGGTGCTTAACGTTAGGGCTGAATGGTTAAGCGAAGGAAAGGGGCCAATGAATGACAACAGCAGCAATGATATAGCAGAAATAAAGCGGTCATATGATGATGTTTTTTCAGTCGATGTTTATGGAAAAAATGGCCTGACAGGAGAAAGAGTTTTAGTTCCCGACTCAGTTAAATCAAAAACTTGTAGGGCATACAGGCTTAATGTTAACAGTGGTTGTGCCGAAGCTCCATCAGGGACATTGATCGTTGTAGATATAAAAGAAATACCAGGAACAAATGATTTAGTATACGCCCACGTCAACGAATTAGCATCGGTTTACCGTTTCATGCAAGGTGGTTCATTTGGATTTTTGGCGGTAGATGATCCAAGGATACCTTTGCTTGAATTAACATCAAAATCGTCGCTGATAGGTGTTATTGTGTACCTTTCTCGGAGCCTTCGCCGTAAATAA
- a CDS encoding YdaS family helix-turn-helix protein has translation MNLYVQRAISIAGSQKKLADKVSVAQPTIWCWLHLKKKVSPKNVNAFIRAVDGEFKAYQIRPDLPDLFPHPDEAA, from the coding sequence ATAAATTTATATGTGCAACGTGCAATCAGTATCGCTGGTAGCCAGAAAAAACTAGCGGACAAGGTAAGTGTAGCTCAGCCAACTATTTGGTGTTGGCTTCACCTAAAGAAAAAAGTTTCACCCAAAAATGTAAACGCTTTTATAAGAGCTGTTGATGGTGAATTCAAGGCTTACCAAATTCGCCCGGATTTGCCCGACCTTTTTCCACATCCAGACGAAGCGGCCTGA